In Actinoplanes derwentensis, the following proteins share a genomic window:
- a CDS encoding universal stress protein, translating to MTDIDRTTAETEARRHTADLRRPTRFGDAINRYLGAAGYPDPYTAVPVIAEYPDTETTGPPAAGVIVVGVDDDPISYIAVDHAAIEAELHGWALRIVHVQRSGKDDAGERLLRRLTDRVRASNPGTPVTGRLLVGSDPAQQLLTEAGDAALLVVGHRHGATATAFGRSVADRVGRQHSGPVLVVRMPGWPVGPEWGSRPVVVAVDGSAPSRAAVEYALAEAQVRGCDVTILHLAGDGTNLAHRLDPRSAVPVHHKIISGDPVTALIEASDKAAAVVIARHGHGAVPGPLLTAASHVLPHRAHCPVFQVG from the coding sequence ATGACTGACATCGACAGGACCACGGCGGAAACCGAAGCTCGCCGGCACACTGCCGACCTGCGACGACCCACCCGCTTCGGCGATGCGATCAACCGTTACCTCGGGGCGGCCGGCTACCCCGACCCGTACACGGCCGTACCGGTCATCGCCGAGTATCCCGATACCGAGACCACGGGGCCGCCGGCCGCCGGTGTGATCGTGGTCGGTGTCGACGACGACCCGATCAGCTACATCGCCGTCGACCACGCCGCGATCGAAGCCGAACTGCACGGCTGGGCCCTGCGCATCGTCCATGTCCAGCGCAGCGGGAAGGACGATGCCGGAGAGCGGTTGCTACGCCGGCTCACCGACCGCGTGCGCGCCAGCAACCCCGGTACTCCCGTGACCGGCCGGCTTCTCGTCGGGTCCGACCCGGCGCAGCAACTGCTCACCGAAGCCGGGGACGCCGCCCTGCTCGTGGTCGGTCACCGCCACGGTGCCACGGCGACCGCCTTCGGCCGCAGCGTCGCCGACCGGGTCGGGCGACAACACTCCGGTCCGGTCCTGGTCGTACGAATGCCCGGCTGGCCGGTCGGTCCCGAATGGGGCAGCCGCCCGGTCGTGGTGGCCGTCGACGGCTCCGCGCCGTCTCGGGCCGCTGTGGAATACGCCCTTGCCGAGGCACAGGTCCGCGGTTGCGACGTCACCATTCTGCATCTCGCCGGCGACGGCACGAACCTGGCCCACCGCCTCGACCCGCGCTCGGCGGTACCGGTCCATCACAAGATCATCTCCGGGGATCCGGTCACGGCGCTGATCGAGGCGTCCGACAAAGCAGCCGCAGTGGTGATCGCCCGGCACGGACATGGGGCTGTTCCCGGACCTCTGCTGACGGCAGCCAGCCATGTACTGCCGCATCGCGCCCACTGCCCGGTGTTCCAGGTCGGCTGA
- a CDS encoding universal stress protein, with the protein MNSIVPVQEKLPVVVGVDGTSAALHAVDLAAAEAAHRRVPLVVAHAWPGRHFEAPKSRVTVSGRTEGVRLLDLAARRARHTEPHLTVVPALMDEGAAEALLRWSARASLLVVGHRDDTSAHHGWGSTAAYLAHHSACPLLVSRGRVPSRGPVIVAVSGGPGTTLARAYEAAAYTGGTLTAVHVWKPEHGPAGRDADRTAGENLLDAALNACGSIRPSVPVTRLLISEAEIAYTVERAAWRGRLLVAGMGHKGWAVEALYRSGGVTSTGRRLCPVLLVPAVARSRTSDRGRGRGDSTGGAPLLVARERHLR; encoded by the coding sequence ATGAACAGCATCGTGCCGGTTCAGGAGAAGCTGCCCGTGGTGGTCGGCGTCGACGGCACGTCCGCCGCACTGCATGCCGTCGATCTTGCCGCCGCCGAAGCCGCGCACCGCCGCGTGCCGCTGGTGGTCGCGCACGCCTGGCCGGGCCGGCACTTCGAGGCCCCGAAGTCCCGGGTGACCGTATCGGGCCGGACCGAGGGCGTGCGGCTTCTCGACCTCGCCGCCCGCCGGGCGCGGCACACCGAACCGCACTTGACGGTCGTGCCCGCGTTGATGGACGAGGGCGCGGCCGAAGCGCTGCTGAGATGGTCCGCTCGGGCATCCCTGCTGGTGGTCGGGCACCGCGACGATACGTCGGCCCACCACGGATGGGGGTCGACCGCTGCCTATCTGGCTCACCACAGCGCCTGCCCACTGCTGGTCAGCCGAGGGCGCGTTCCCTCCCGGGGGCCGGTGATCGTCGCCGTGTCCGGTGGACCCGGAACGACCCTGGCACGAGCCTATGAAGCGGCGGCGTACACGGGCGGAACATTGACTGCGGTGCACGTATGGAAGCCTGAACACGGTCCGGCCGGCCGCGACGCCGACCGGACCGCGGGCGAAAACCTGCTGGACGCGGCGCTGAACGCGTGCGGCTCCATACGGCCGAGCGTCCCGGTCACTCGACTGCTCATCAGTGAGGCCGAGATCGCCTATACCGTGGAGCGGGCAGCCTGGCGGGGCCGCCTGCTCGTGGCCGGCATGGGCCACAAGGGCTGGGCGGTCGAGGCCCTGTATCGGTCCGGTGGCGTCACGTCCACCGGACGTCGGCTCTGCCCGGTCCTTCTCGTCCCGGCTGTTGCGCGATCCCGGACGTCGGATCGCGGCCGCGGTCGCGGCGATTCGACCGGTGGTGCTCCGCTGCTGGTGGCCCGGGAAAGGCATCTGAGGTAG
- a CDS encoding universal stress protein translates to MRTPTIVVATDGAATGEATVQWAAREAARLDMSLRVVHVLDWDWNTARYQFDDGSFEMARSLAEKVTAAAAATARAAAPLVEVTEVTLIGNPAARLLDAAEAAELLVFGSRGHGGFAGLLLGGVSQRLATHAPCPVVVVRGRADTAEGPVAVGVDDSDTSDHVVSTAFAAADRRGTGLVAVRTYLPAVPLYYGYTVPAATIATPEQDTAERARLEEQLAPWRVKYPDVAVETLVSHDSAAGVLVGVSHGTQLVVVGSRGHGVIVGSMLGSTGLQLLHHADCPVYVDRPRKEHR, encoded by the coding sequence ATGCGAACTCCCACCATCGTCGTCGCCACCGACGGCGCCGCAACAGGCGAAGCGACAGTGCAGTGGGCGGCCCGCGAGGCCGCACGCCTGGACATGAGTCTTCGTGTCGTGCACGTGCTGGACTGGGACTGGAACACCGCCCGCTATCAGTTCGACGACGGCAGCTTCGAGATGGCCCGCAGCCTCGCCGAGAAGGTGACGGCAGCGGCGGCAGCGACTGCCCGTGCGGCGGCGCCGCTGGTCGAGGTCACGGAAGTGACCCTGATCGGCAATCCGGCCGCACGGCTGCTCGACGCGGCCGAGGCAGCGGAGTTGCTGGTTTTCGGCAGCCGAGGACACGGCGGCTTCGCCGGGCTGCTGCTCGGCGGGGTCAGTCAACGGCTCGCCACTCACGCCCCGTGCCCGGTGGTCGTCGTGCGAGGACGCGCCGACACCGCCGAAGGACCGGTGGCCGTCGGCGTCGACGACTCGGACACGAGCGACCACGTGGTGTCCACGGCGTTCGCCGCCGCAGACAGGCGCGGCACCGGCCTGGTCGCGGTCCGCACCTATCTGCCGGCCGTTCCGCTGTACTACGGCTATACCGTTCCGGCGGCCACGATCGCCACCCCGGAGCAGGACACCGCCGAACGTGCCCGCCTGGAGGAACAACTCGCGCCGTGGCGGGTCAAGTACCCGGACGTCGCGGTCGAGACCCTGGTGTCGCACGACAGCGCGGCCGGTGTGCTGGTCGGCGTCTCGCACGGCACACAGCTGGTGGTGGTCGGCAGTCGCGGCCACGGCGTGATCGTCGGCTCCATGCTCGGCTCGACCGGGCTGCAACTGCTGCACCACGCCGACTGCCCCGTCTACGTGGACCGCCCACGCAAGGAACATCGGTGA
- a CDS encoding IS701 family transposase, which translates to MGFSHWFSRADVRWQAWKYLRGLMAPIERRSGWSLAEHAGDATPDKMQGLLVSRCLDRDKLRDEVRSALVAAIGDEAGVLVADETGFIKKGRSSAGVQRQYTGTTGKIDNCQLGVFLTYHTRHGRAHVDRELYLPKSWTDDRDRCRRAHIGDDVPFATKPEQARSMLERAVDAKVPFAWFTGDEAYGQNRALREWCEQQDIHYVLATRKDHEVASGLHTTTRVDALIGKVRAGAWRRMSCGDGAHGPRVYDWTSVPIRTEFEHGRRGWVLARRSISSGELAYYVCFGPRGTRLRRLVATAGARWAVEESFQIAKNEAGMDQYQFRRYDAWYAHITLSMAAAAFLTITRAREAEKGAPPATTARTA; encoded by the coding sequence CTGGGGTTTTCGCATTGGTTCAGCCGGGCGGATGTCCGGTGGCAGGCGTGGAAGTATCTGCGGGGGTTGATGGCGCCGATCGAGCGGCGTAGTGGCTGGAGTCTGGCCGAGCATGCCGGTGACGCGACGCCGGACAAGATGCAGGGTTTGCTGGTCAGCCGGTGTCTGGACCGGGACAAGCTGCGTGATGAGGTGCGGTCCGCGCTGGTGGCGGCGATCGGCGATGAGGCCGGGGTGCTGGTCGCTGACGAGACCGGCTTCATCAAGAAGGGAAGATCATCGGCCGGTGTTCAAAGGCAGTACACCGGAACGACCGGGAAGATCGACAACTGCCAGCTCGGGGTGTTCCTGACCTACCACACCCGGCATGGGCGGGCACACGTCGACCGGGAGTTGTACCTGCCGAAGTCCTGGACCGACGACCGGGACCGGTGCCGGCGTGCGCACATCGGCGACGACGTCCCGTTCGCCACCAAACCCGAGCAGGCCAGGTCCATGCTGGAACGTGCGGTCGACGCGAAGGTGCCGTTCGCCTGGTTCACCGGCGACGAGGCGTACGGCCAGAACCGGGCACTGCGCGAATGGTGTGAACAGCAGGACATTCACTATGTGCTGGCCACCCGTAAGGATCATGAGGTCGCGTCCGGGCTGCACACCACCACCCGCGTCGACGCGTTGATCGGCAAGGTCCGGGCCGGGGCCTGGCGGCGGATGTCCTGCGGTGACGGCGCCCACGGCCCGCGTGTCTACGACTGGACGAGTGTCCCGATCCGCACCGAGTTCGAGCATGGCCGGCGTGGCTGGGTGCTGGCCCGGCGCAGCATCAGCAGCGGCGAACTGGCGTACTACGTGTGCTTCGGCCCGCGCGGCACCCGGCTGCGCAGGCTGGTGGCCACGGCGGGCGCGAGGTGGGCGGTCGAGGAATCGTTCCAGATCGCGAAGAACGAGGCCGGCATGGACCAGTACCAGTTCCGCCGCTACGACGCCTGGTACGCCCACATCACCCTGTCCATGGCCGCCGCCGCGTTCCTGACCATCACCCGCGCCCGCGAAGCCGAAAAGGGGGCACCACCGGCGACCACGGCCAGGACGGCCTGA
- a CDS encoding CBS domain-containing protein, translated as MKTWTVDDVMTRAVVSVPDTASYRELVDLLISRRFSAVPVVDGFQRVAGVVSEADLLRKIEYAGDEDARFFESRRRRGERAKALAGTAGELMSSPPVLVLAGTLIAAAARIMDVEQVKRLPVVDDLGRLVGIVTRGDLLKVHLRPDDDIHADVLAVLLICLVGDEADGDPVTAEVREGVVTLTGRVGHRSTVDRSVRFARQVSGVVGVVDSLRFDIDDREILTAGTVFGVA; from the coding sequence ATGAAAACCTGGACCGTGGACGATGTGATGACCAGAGCGGTCGTGTCGGTGCCGGACACCGCCTCCTACCGTGAACTGGTGGATCTGCTGATCAGCCGCCGTTTCAGTGCAGTGCCCGTGGTGGACGGCTTTCAGCGGGTGGCCGGTGTGGTGTCCGAGGCGGATCTGCTCCGCAAGATCGAGTACGCCGGCGACGAGGACGCCCGGTTCTTCGAGAGCCGTCGTCGTCGAGGAGAACGGGCCAAGGCGCTTGCCGGAACGGCCGGTGAGCTGATGAGCAGCCCGCCGGTGCTCGTCCTAGCCGGCACCCTGATCGCCGCGGCGGCCCGCATCATGGACGTAGAGCAGGTGAAGCGCCTGCCGGTGGTGGACGACCTGGGCCGTCTGGTCGGCATCGTCACCCGTGGCGACCTGCTCAAGGTTCACCTACGACCCGACGACGACATCCACGCCGACGTGCTCGCCGTTCTTCTCATCTGCCTTGTCGGCGACGAGGCCGACGGCGACCCGGTGACCGCTGAGGTGCGGGAAGGCGTGGTGACCCTCACCGGCCGGGTCGGGCACCGGTCGACGGTCGACCGATCGGTGCGATTCGCCCGCCAGGTCTCCGGCGTGGTCGGGGTCGTCGACTCGCTGCGGTTCGACATCGACGATCGCGAGATCCTCACGGCCGGCACGGTTTTCGGCGTTGCCTGA
- a CDS encoding PLDc N-terminal domain-containing protein: MTTLVLAPVEVALTVIAAVDLSRRPAGRIRGPKAVWWPTLFVQPLGPVLYRGWGRRT, from the coding sequence GTGACGACGCTGGTACTGGCACCGGTGGAGGTGGCGTTGACCGTGATCGCCGCGGTCGACCTGTCACGCCGCCCGGCCGGGCGGATTCGCGGCCCGAAAGCAGTGTGGTGGCCCACCCTGTTCGTACAGCCGCTCGGACCGGTGCTGTATCGGGGATGGGGACGCCGAACCTGA
- the pflB gene encoding formate C-acetyltransferase, with the protein MAATTSHEGWRGFRGTGWRESVDVSAFIHDNVEPYTGGPVFLTGPTHRTERIWNGLQRMFTAERRRGIYDVDTHTPSTITSHEPGYLDRDHELIVGLQTSAPLRRAIMPNGGLRMVEAGLAAYGYRLDPAVHKIFSEYRKTHNDGVFDAYPADVKAARRSHIITGLPDAYGRGRIIGDYRRVALYGVDRLVSERQARKAALDDRLSTDAVIRDREELAEQIRALQELRFMADRYGHDISRPATTGREAIQWLYFAYLAATKEQNGAAMSLGRTASFVDVFLQRDIAEGTLTEQRAQELIDDFVIKLRIIRFLRTPEYDQLFSGDPTWVTEALGGIGDDGRPLVTRTSFRYLQTLYNLGPAPEPNLTVLWSPALPDGFKRFCAQVSIDTSAIQYENDDLIRPAYSDDTAIACCVSAMRVGKDMQFFGARANLAKALLYAINGGRDEMTGDQVAPATAPITDDILDYETVFAAYDRTLDWLAETYVDALNVIHHMHDKYAYERLQMALHDYPVHRFMATGIAGLSVAADSLAAIRHAQVKVLRDDNGLAVDYAVDGDFPAFGNNDDRVDAIAVDLVERFMDKIRRQPTYRDAEPSLSVLTITSNVVYGTHTGNTPDGRRAGEPFAPGANPMNGRDSHGMVAAALSVAKLPYRSARDGISLTITATPDGLGHTRTERIGNLAGVLDGYTDAGGFHMNVNVLDRATLEDAMAHPEKYPHLTIRVSGYAVNFVRLTAEQQRDVLSRTFHGSL; encoded by the coding sequence ATGGCCGCCACCACATCCCACGAGGGCTGGCGAGGATTCCGCGGCACCGGATGGCGCGAGTCAGTCGATGTCAGCGCGTTCATCCACGACAACGTCGAGCCGTACACCGGCGGGCCCGTGTTCCTCACCGGGCCGACGCACCGGACCGAGCGGATCTGGAACGGGCTGCAGCGCATGTTCACCGCGGAACGACGCCGTGGCATCTACGACGTGGACACCCACACCCCGTCCACGATCACGTCGCACGAACCCGGCTATCTCGACCGGGACCACGAGCTGATCGTCGGCCTGCAGACCAGCGCGCCGCTGCGCCGGGCGATCATGCCGAACGGTGGGCTGCGGATGGTCGAGGCGGGCCTGGCGGCGTACGGCTACCGCCTCGACCCCGCAGTTCACAAGATCTTCAGCGAGTACCGCAAAACCCACAACGACGGCGTCTTCGATGCCTATCCCGCGGATGTGAAGGCCGCCCGGCGGTCGCACATCATCACCGGGCTGCCCGACGCGTACGGCCGTGGCCGGATAATCGGCGACTACCGGCGGGTCGCGCTGTACGGCGTGGACCGGCTCGTCAGCGAACGACAGGCCCGCAAGGCCGCCCTGGACGACCGGCTCTCCACCGACGCGGTGATCCGCGACCGGGAGGAACTCGCCGAGCAGATCCGCGCCCTGCAGGAGCTGCGGTTCATGGCGGACCGGTACGGCCATGACATCTCCCGGCCGGCCACGACCGGCCGCGAGGCGATCCAGTGGCTCTATTTCGCCTATCTGGCCGCCACCAAGGAACAGAACGGTGCGGCCATGTCGCTCGGGCGTACGGCGAGTTTCGTCGACGTCTTCCTGCAGCGCGACATCGCCGAAGGCACTCTTACCGAACAGCGGGCACAGGAGCTGATCGACGACTTCGTCATCAAGCTGCGGATCATCCGGTTCCTGCGCACCCCCGAGTACGACCAGTTGTTCTCCGGCGACCCGACCTGGGTGACCGAGGCTCTCGGTGGCATCGGGGACGACGGCCGGCCGCTGGTCACCCGTACCAGCTTCCGGTACCTGCAGACCCTCTACAACCTCGGCCCCGCCCCGGAACCGAACCTGACCGTGCTCTGGTCGCCCGCTCTGCCTGACGGGTTCAAACGGTTCTGCGCCCAGGTGTCGATCGACACCAGCGCCATCCAGTACGAGAACGACGATCTGATCCGGCCCGCCTACAGCGACGACACCGCGATCGCCTGCTGCGTGTCGGCCATGCGGGTCGGCAAGGACATGCAGTTCTTCGGCGCCCGCGCCAACCTGGCCAAGGCGCTGCTGTACGCGATCAACGGCGGCCGCGACGAGATGACCGGCGACCAGGTCGCCCCGGCCACCGCGCCGATCACCGACGACATCCTCGACTACGAGACCGTGTTCGCCGCGTACGACCGCACGCTCGACTGGCTCGCCGAGACCTACGTCGACGCGCTCAACGTCATCCACCACATGCACGACAAGTACGCGTACGAGCGCCTCCAGATGGCGCTTCACGATTACCCCGTGCACCGCTTCATGGCCACCGGCATCGCCGGTCTTTCGGTCGCCGCGGACAGCCTCGCCGCGATCCGGCACGCCCAGGTGAAGGTGCTGCGCGACGACAACGGGCTGGCTGTCGACTACGCCGTCGACGGTGACTTCCCGGCTTTCGGCAACAACGACGACCGGGTCGACGCGATCGCCGTGGATCTCGTCGAACGGTTCATGGACAAGATCCGCCGGCAGCCCACCTACCGCGACGCCGAGCCCAGTCTGTCCGTACTCACCATCACCTCGAACGTGGTGTACGGCACGCACACCGGCAACACGCCGGACGGCCGGCGGGCCGGTGAGCCGTTCGCACCCGGCGCCAACCCGATGAACGGCCGGGACTCCCACGGCATGGTCGCCGCCGCCCTGTCGGTCGCCAAGCTGCCGTACCGGTCGGCCCGCGACGGCATCTCGCTGACCATCACCGCCACTCCCGACGGTCTCGGGCACACCCGCACCGAACGGATCGGTAACCTGGCCGGCGTCCTCGACGGCTACACCGACGCCGGTGGCTTCCACATGAACGTCAACGTCCTCGACCGGGCCACTCTCGAGGACGCCATGGCCCACCCGGAGAAGTACCCGCACCTCACCATCCGCGTGTCCGGATACGCGGTGAACTTCGTCAGACTCACCGCCGAACAACAGCGTGACGTTCTCTCCCGTACCTTCCACGGATCACTGTGA
- the ppdK gene encoding pyruvate, phosphate dikinase, with translation MSRYVYDFIKGNKGLKDLLGGKGANLAEMTRMGLPVPPGFTISTDACREYLRTGSMPAGLLDEVAQHLRMVEEKTGRLLGDAHDPLLLSVRSGGKFSMPGMMETILDIGLRDANVVALARHSGDERFAWDSYRRLIQMFGKTVFDVPGDEFETELAAAREAAGVRSDADLTAAQLQDVVGAYKKVFHAHTGREFPQAAHEQLILAIASVFESWNAERAVLYRRQERIPQDLGTAVNVMAMVFGNRGEDSGTGVAFTRDPATGRRGVYGDYLRNAQGEDVVAGIRNTMSLDDLATIDPKAHRQLLSIMERLEQRYRDLCDIEFTIENGKLWMLQTRVGKRTPAAAFVIAGQLVDEGTITLDEALQRVTGEQLVHLMFPSFDTTAAPEPLATGVPASPGAAVGAVVFDSAAAAAATGPVILVRRETNPDDLPGMIAAQGILTSRGGKTSHAAVVARGMGRTCVCGAEDLEIGADFLTVRGQVIHAGDVISVDGTTGHIFAGSVPVRPSPVVRYFEGELSPMGDPLLSAVQRLLAHADHAARLGVHANADTGLDAERARRFGATGVGLCRTEHMFLGDRRVLVERLILADDDAERDAALAALLPLQRADFVELFTAMDGLPVTIRLIDPPLHEFLPPLEELTARVARAEALGEDPGRDSAVLTAVRRMHEANPMLGLRGVRLGLVVPGLFAMQVRAIAEAAAVRVAAGGDPHPEIMIPLVGAVQELETVRAEAESVLATVTGTPPIRIGTMIEVPRAALTAGEIAEHADFFSFGTNDLTQMTWGFSRDDVEGAFFGKYLELGIFAASPFETLDTGGVGELVRTAVERGRAAHPGLITGVCGEHGGDPASIHFFHHAGLDYVSCSPFRVPIARLEAGRAATTAAVTSDSR, from the coding sequence ATGTCCAGGTATGTGTACGACTTCATCAAGGGCAACAAGGGCCTCAAGGACCTGCTCGGCGGGAAGGGCGCCAACCTGGCCGAGATGACCCGGATGGGTCTGCCTGTTCCGCCCGGCTTCACCATCAGCACCGACGCGTGCCGCGAATACCTGCGTACCGGGTCGATGCCGGCGGGTCTGCTCGACGAGGTCGCGCAGCATCTGCGGATGGTCGAGGAGAAGACGGGCAGGCTGCTCGGGGACGCGCACGATCCGCTGCTGCTGTCGGTGCGTTCCGGTGGGAAGTTCTCGATGCCCGGCATGATGGAGACGATCCTCGACATCGGGCTACGCGACGCGAATGTCGTCGCGCTCGCCCGGCACAGTGGTGACGAGCGGTTCGCCTGGGACTCGTACCGGCGGCTGATCCAGATGTTCGGCAAGACCGTCTTCGACGTTCCCGGCGACGAGTTCGAGACGGAATTGGCGGCAGCTCGGGAGGCCGCGGGTGTGCGGTCGGACGCGGACCTGACCGCCGCACAGTTGCAGGATGTCGTCGGCGCGTACAAGAAGGTCTTCCACGCCCACACCGGCCGCGAGTTTCCGCAGGCTGCGCATGAGCAGTTGATCCTGGCCATCGCGTCGGTCTTCGAGTCCTGGAACGCCGAGCGGGCGGTGCTCTACCGGCGACAGGAACGGATTCCGCAGGATCTGGGCACGGCGGTGAACGTGATGGCGATGGTGTTCGGCAACCGTGGCGAGGATTCCGGGACCGGGGTGGCGTTCACTCGTGACCCCGCCACCGGGCGGCGCGGCGTCTACGGCGACTATCTGCGCAATGCGCAGGGCGAGGATGTCGTGGCCGGGATCCGCAACACGATGAGCCTGGACGACCTGGCCACGATCGACCCGAAAGCGCACCGTCAACTCTTGTCGATCATGGAGAGGCTGGAGCAGCGCTATCGGGACCTGTGTGACATCGAGTTCACGATCGAGAACGGAAAACTGTGGATGCTGCAGACCCGGGTCGGCAAACGGACCCCGGCCGCCGCGTTCGTGATCGCCGGACAACTCGTCGACGAGGGAACCATAACTCTCGACGAGGCACTGCAGCGGGTCACCGGTGAGCAGCTCGTCCACCTGATGTTCCCGAGCTTCGACACCACGGCCGCCCCGGAGCCACTGGCCACCGGAGTGCCGGCCTCACCGGGTGCGGCGGTGGGTGCGGTCGTCTTCGACTCCGCGGCCGCGGCCGCCGCGACCGGGCCGGTCATCCTGGTGCGGCGTGAGACCAACCCCGACGACCTGCCCGGCATGATCGCCGCGCAGGGCATCCTGACCAGCCGTGGCGGGAAGACATCCCATGCCGCGGTGGTCGCCCGCGGCATGGGCAGGACCTGCGTCTGCGGCGCCGAGGACCTCGAGATCGGAGCGGATTTCCTCACCGTACGCGGGCAAGTGATCCACGCCGGCGACGTCATCTCCGTCGACGGCACCACCGGCCACATCTTCGCCGGGTCCGTGCCGGTACGGCCCTCCCCCGTCGTGCGCTACTTCGAGGGCGAACTGTCCCCGATGGGTGACCCGTTGCTCTCCGCAGTCCAGCGGCTCCTGGCCCACGCCGACCACGCCGCGCGTCTCGGCGTGCACGCCAACGCCGACACCGGGCTCGACGCCGAACGGGCACGCCGGTTCGGCGCGACCGGTGTGGGTCTCTGCCGTACCGAGCACATGTTCCTCGGCGACCGGCGGGTGCTTGTCGAACGGCTGATCCTCGCCGACGACGACGCCGAGCGCGATGCCGCCCTGGCGGCGCTGCTGCCGTTGCAGCGGGCCGACTTCGTCGAACTTTTCACCGCGATGGACGGCCTGCCGGTGACGATCAGGCTGATCGACCCGCCGTTGCACGAATTCCTGCCCCCGCTGGAGGAACTGACCGCCCGCGTCGCCCGCGCCGAGGCACTCGGCGAGGACCCGGGCCGCGACAGCGCCGTGCTGACGGCTGTGCGCCGCATGCACGAGGCCAACCCGATGCTCGGACTGCGCGGCGTACGTCTCGGCCTGGTCGTGCCCGGCCTCTTCGCCATGCAGGTCCGAGCGATCGCGGAGGCCGCCGCGGTGCGGGTCGCCGCCGGCGGCGACCCGCACCCGGAGATCATGATCCCGTTGGTCGGTGCGGTTCAGGAACTCGAGACGGTACGGGCGGAAGCCGAGTCCGTGCTCGCCACGGTGACCGGTACGCCGCCGATCCGGATCGGCACCATGATCGAGGTCCCGCGGGCCGCCCTCACCGCCGGCGAGATCGCCGAACACGCCGATTTCTTCTCCTTCGGCACCAACGACCTCACCCAGATGACCTGGGGGTTCTCCCGCGACGACGTCGAAGGCGCGTTCTTCGGCAAGTACCTGGAACTGGGCATCTTCGCCGCCTCACCGTTCGAGACCCTCGACACCGGTGGCGTCGGCGAACTCGTCCGCACCGCCGTCGAACGCGGCCGGGCCGCCCATCCCGGCTTGATCACCGGAGTCTGCGGAGAACACGGCGGCGATCCGGCCTCGATCCACTTCTTCCATCACGCCGGCCTCGACTACGTCTCCTGCTCCCCGTTCCGCGTCCCGATCGCCCGCCTCGAAGCCGGACGGGCCGCCACCACCGCGGCCGTCACCTCGGACAGCAGATAG